Within the Marixanthomonas sp. SCSIO 43207 genome, the region TTTAAAAACAGAGGAAGCTAATCATCTAGTTGTTGCACTGGGAGCGTTGTTACACGATATTGCCGACTCTAAGTTTCATGATGGAGATGAAACTATTGGCCCAAAAAAAGCAACTGAATTTCTAATTTCAGAAAATGTTTCTAGTACCACCATCCAGCACATAGTGCAAATTATCAAGAACATTTCATTTAAGGGCGGAAATACAACTCAAAAATTTCACTCAAAAGAGCTAGACATTGTTCAAGATGCAGATAGACTAGATGCGCTAGGAGCCATTGGTATTGCTCGTACTTTCAATTATGGCGGTTTTAAAAACAGAACCATTTATAATCCTGAAATAAAACCAAACGCAACTATGTCTCCCGAAGCCTACAAAGCATCAAATGCACCTACGATCAATCACTTTTATGAAAAATTATTGCTTTTAAAGGATAGGATGAATACCGAAACCGGTAAACGTATTGCAGCAGAAAGGCATGTATTTATGAAGACTTTTCTACAACAGTTTTATGCGGAATGGGAAGGCAAAAAATAATGCCGATACAAAAGTACCGGCATTAATATATCATTAAAGGTTAATTGTTTATCCTTTTACAGGAGTTGTTTTTTCAACTTTAAGATGCTCTGCAAAAAAGCCCATCATTGCTTTATAAAGATCCAATCTATTTTCTTCTTTACCAAATCCGTGGCCCTCATCATAT harbors:
- a CDS encoding HD domain-containing protein, which gives rise to MTSLSSELLIDKTITFVKKELKNAEGGHDWFHIERVYKNAMHILKTEEANHLVVALGALLHDIADSKFHDGDETIGPKKATEFLISENVSSTTIQHIVQIIKNISFKGGNTTQKFHSKELDIVQDADRLDALGAIGIARTFNYGGFKNRTIYNPEIKPNATMSPEAYKASNAPTINHFYEKLLLLKDRMNTETGKRIAAERHVFMKTFLQQFYAEWEGKK